TCCAGTGTAAGATATGGAAGCAGTGGTTTTAATTCAACCAATTATAGAAATTTATTTAATGTTTCCGGAGTTTGTTCAGAATTAACAGGAAGCTTAACATTTCAAAGGCCTAACATGCAATTTTCTTATTGCCTGGCAACTCCTGCAAGCCTTACCTATAACTGGACACCAACAACAGGTTTGAGTAATCCAAACATTGCAAATCCTCTAGCTTCACCAACCTCAACTACAACTTATATGTTGAATGTTTCTGATGGTGTATGCATTGGCTCTGATAATATAGAGATTACAGTGGTTCCGGATTTTCCTTTATCAATCAATTCAGATACAACGGTTTGCATGAATAATCCTGTTACATTGGTTCCAAATGCTAGCCCTGCTTACGGTCCATATACATATTCATGGTCACCATTTGCAGGTTTATCTAATCCAAATATAGAAAACCCTATAGCTACTCCTACTGCTACAACAACTTATACTGCAAGTGTAAGTTCTGCTGCCGGTTGTGTTAAAACAATCTCAATTACAATTATAATTAATGGTATAGCACCAAAAGTAGCTCCCATTGCAAGCGATACCAGTGTTTGTCCCGGTGTGGCTAATCAATTAAACACACTCGTTTATCCTGGTCTTTGTACAACAACAACCCTTGCCTGTTCCAATCCTGCTCAAACAGGAACAATTGGTACCGGAACTTTTGCAACTACAACTTATGGACCCCATTACTTGTCCACATCAGCATACAGCAACAGAAAACAGTATATTTTCCTTAAAAGTGAATTAGATGCTATGGGCTTTATAGGGGGCGGAAGGATATCTTCCATAGCACTTGATTATTCCACCGCCAACACTGCGGTAACAGGAATTGTTATTAAAATGGGCTGCACAAGTATGGTGGAATTTGCCAACACAGATTTTATCCAGGGCTTAGTAACTGTTAAAAACTCATTCAATCACACTCCTTCTGTTGGATGGAACACGTTTACTTTTAACAATCCTTATCTATGGGATGGTATATCCAATCTAGTTGTTGAGTTCTGTGTGGATAATCTCCAGACCGGTACAGGCTCCAATGTAAGATATGGAAGTGTGGGCTTTTATGGTTGCAATTATCGCAATCTACTTAATATTGCAGGAGTTTGCTCGGAGTTAACAGGAATCAGGACTTTGCAAAGGCCAAATATGCAATTTACCTTTTGCCAGGCAACTCCTGCAAGCTTTACCTATAACTGGACACCAACAACAGGTTTGAATAATCCAAACATTTCAAATCCAAGTTCTACTATATACAACAACACAACCTACACTGTTAGTGTATCCGATGGCAGTTCATGCATGGGCAATGGTTCAATAAATGTTTCTATTGATAGTACTAACTATGTTATAGCAACTCCTAATCCTTATACAACAGTATGTTCAGGAGATCTTGTACAATTAGGAACAAGTTTTTTTGGAACTCTTCCTCCGGTTTTTTTACCTTCCTGTGGTACAAATAACACACCCTGTTCACAAACTATTTATACTCAACAAGTAGGCTCAGGAACACTAAGTTCATCAATTTACTCACCTTTTTATGGAAGTTATACAGATACAAAATATCAATTTTTATTTTTAGCAGCCGATCTTAATGCTGCGGGAATTAATTCAGGAACAATTAGAGAGATTGCCTGGAATATTACAACCAAAAGCAGTACGGGACAATTTTCTAATTTCACAATTTCAATTGGATGCACCAATGCAGGCGGATTAAATACAACAACAGGCTGGTTGCCTACAACTCAGGTTTGGGGCGCCACTAATTATACCACAAATTTGGGCTTAAATAATTTCACTTTGACAAATACTTTTGATTGGGATGGTGTTTCAAACATTGTTATTCAAACTTGTTTTAATAATCCCAACTCTACAACTGTTGGTGCTGACGCTGTGCAGTATACCTCTGCTGTTGGTTATTTAGCAACAATGAGAAATTATAACAGCGCAAATGGAACAAACGGATGTACTATGGCTCCTTCTTTCACGTCTACAACTCGCCCTAATATGCAGTTCACAGTTTGTCCTCCTCCTCCAGCTGCATTAACCTACAACTGGTCACCTTCCGGAAGTGTTTCAAACAGCACTATTTCAAATCCAACTTCCAACCCTACAACACAAACTGCTTATGTGGTAACCGTAAGTGGTGGCAAGTGCACTGTAAGCGATACTACAGTAGTATATATGTGCAATGTACTACCAATAGAACTATTAGAATTTACAGGATTAGCTGAAGAAAAAGAAAATGTTTTAAAATGGATTACCTCCTCAGAAATCAACAATGACTATTTTATAATTGAAAAAACAATAAATGGAAAAGATTTTAATGATATTGGAAGAGTAAAAGGAAATGGGAATAGTAGTATCTTACTTAGTTATACTTTTAATGATCAAACACCTGCAAATGGTAATAATTATTACAGGCTTAAACAAGTTGATTTTGATGGAAGTTTTAAGTATAGCGAATTAATATTAATACACAGGGAAATTAAAAACACCTATCTGGTTCATTTATATCCTAATCCATTTAACGATATAATAACTTTAGAAATACAGGCTTCTGTTGAAGAGAACATTAGGATAGAATTATATGATAAATTGGGAAGCTTGGTAAAGACTATACCATCTACACTTGCTCCGGGACTGAATGTATTAAATACAAATATTGCAGAGCTTTCATCAGGTGTTTATTCATTAGTAATAA
Above is a genomic segment from Bacteroidota bacterium containing:
- a CDS encoding T9SS type A sorting domain-containing protein, which produces MKILYKLTIILIIFILIPTYTKATHISGGDITYECIGPNQYFITLKLFRDCSGTTMSSTSSIAFTNSCGLANPSLTLNLQDPATNANCAGTVQSCATEISQLCPTQISNSTCNGGTLPGMQLYTYTGVVTLPGVCNTWTLNYGLCCRNPAVNITTATSYNYHVQTTMNTASEACNNSPKFTSQPIPYVCAGQVVNYNYGVVETDGDSLVYSLVEGLQNATTPLPYAAGYTGTVPIPGITINAQTGQISFTPSTIGNFVVAIKVQEYRNGVLIGTTMRDIQFVVQSCSNTVPNASGGAIYNLTGSAVQTGNFTLDLCEGDNFTFNASFTDPNSTDILTLISNITSVLPGAIFSYSGSNPATATVSWLAPGGTAGTNTAFSITVNDGACPVPGTQTVIYDINVLAGTFAGPDLYYCPVGGPVQLQVSGGSVFSWSPAAGLSCTNCPNPLASPSVTTTYVVTSDLSSVSCRVTDTVTVQVVPDFSLVMNPTSANICKYGSVQLNATTQALYAPYIYSWTPATGLSNPNISNPIASPLVTTTYTLSATSSTGCTRQQSVTVNIVGIAPKVLVSAIDSTICNGALTQLNTTIYPDACTTTTLACSSPAQTGTIGTGTSTSTTYGPHYFFTTSAYSNRKQFIFLKSELDAMGFIGGGRISSLALDYSTANTEATGIVIKMGCTSMVEFANTDFIQGLVTVKNSFNHTPSVGWNTFTFNNPYLWDGISNLVVEFCVNDLQTGTGSSVRYGSSGFNSTNYRNLFNVSGVCSELTGSLTFQRPNMQFSYCLATPASLTYNWTPTTGLSNPNIANPLASPTSTTTYMLNVSDGVCIGSDNIEITVVPDFPLSINSDTTVCMNNPVTLVPNASPAYGPYTYSWSPFAGLSNPNIENPIATPTATTTYTASVSSAAGCVKTISITIIINGIAPKVAPIASDTSVCPGVANQLNTLVYPGLCTTTTLACSNPAQTGTIGTGTFATTTYGPHYLSTSAYSNRKQYIFLKSELDAMGFIGGGRISSIALDYSTANTAVTGIVIKMGCTSMVEFANTDFIQGLVTVKNSFNHTPSVGWNTFTFNNPYLWDGISNLVVEFCVDNLQTGTGSNVRYGSVGFYGCNYRNLLNIAGVCSELTGIRTLQRPNMQFTFCQATPASFTYNWTPTTGLNNPNISNPSSTIYNNTTYTVSVSDGSSCMGNGSINVSIDSTNYVIATPNPYTTVCSGDLVQLGTSFFGTLPPVFLPSCGTNNTPCSQTIYTQQVGSGTLSSSIYSPFYGSYTDTKYQFLFLAADLNAAGINSGTIREIAWNITTKSSTGQFSNFTISIGCTNAGGLNTTTGWLPTTQVWGATNYTTNLGLNNFTLTNTFDWDGVSNIVIQTCFNNPNSTTVGADAVQYTSAVGYLATMRNYNSANGTNGCTMAPSFTSTTRPNMQFTVCPPPPAALTYNWSPSGSVSNSTISNPTSNPTTQTAYVVTVSGGKCTVSDTTVVYMCNVLPIELLEFTGLAEEKENVLKWITSSEINNDYFIIEKTINGKDFNDIGRVKGNGNSSILLSYTFNDQTPANGNNYYRLKQVDFDGSFKYSELILIHREIKNTYLVHLYPNPFNDIITLEIQASVEENIRIELYDKLGSLVKTIPSTLAPGLNVLNTNIAELSSGVYSLVIKYNSYSNSEVKRIVKLK